A single region of the Armatimonadota bacterium genome encodes:
- the ftsA gene encoding cell division protein FtsA, which translates to MIAGLDIGTTKIAALIAEVTDDMRVNIIGVGVAPSRGLRKGAVVDIEQATQSIEQAVEQAQHMSGRRIESVFVGVTGEHIRSLNSKGMIAVTSPTHEISREDVERVMESSRTVVLTPDREIIHAIPRGYTVDGQDGIRHPEGMSGSRLEVETHIIHGSSTFLQNITKCVQRARLQVEELVVEPIATAAAVLTEAERDLGVALADIGGGTTDVAVFTNGEIYYTGVIPVGGNHVTNDISMGLRTPPEESERIKLQYACALKDLVGENEMVPHRPMGSNEERKVPARVLAEIVEPRMRELFELVYEEIKKSGTAGMLPGGLVLSGGGSLMRGVVELAREVTDMPVRVGKPMNVGGLVDKVDSPIFATGVGLLLYGLERSYMLGHTRHRSFWQGAAEWFRHLLSRFAQ; encoded by the coding sequence ATGATTGCCGGACTGGATATCGGCACAACCAAAATAGCTGCCTTAATCGCAGAAGTCACCGACGACATGCGCGTCAATATCATCGGGGTTGGGGTGGCTCCCTCCAGAGGTCTGCGCAAGGGAGCGGTCGTGGATATCGAACAAGCGACCCAGTCCATCGAGCAAGCGGTGGAGCAAGCACAGCACATGTCCGGACGACGCATCGAGTCGGTCTTTGTCGGGGTGACCGGTGAGCACATCCGCTCCCTGAACTCCAAGGGAATGATTGCGGTCACTTCCCCCACGCACGAGATTTCGCGGGAGGATGTCGAGCGAGTGATGGAAAGCTCGCGAACGGTGGTGCTCACACCCGACCGCGAAATCATCCATGCCATTCCGAGGGGTTATACGGTGGATGGTCAGGACGGCATCCGCCATCCCGAAGGCATGAGTGGGTCTCGTCTGGAGGTGGAGACTCATATCATTCACGGCAGCAGTACCTTCCTGCAGAACATTACCAAGTGTGTGCAGCGGGCTCGGTTACAGGTTGAGGAGCTGGTGGTGGAGCCGATAGCCACAGCCGCGGCGGTGCTGACGGAGGCTGAACGGGATTTGGGGGTCGCACTGGCGGACATCGGAGGCGGTACGACGGACGTGGCGGTTTTCACCAACGGGGAGATATACTATACAGGTGTCATTCCTGTCGGTGGCAACCATGTGACCAACGACATCTCGATGGGGTTGCGCACACCGCCAGAGGAGAGCGAACGAATCAAGCTCCAGTATGCGTGCGCGCTGAAGGATCTGGTTGGAGAGAACGAGATGGTGCCCCATCGCCCGATGGGCAGCAACGAGGAGCGGAAAGTGCCAGCGCGAGTGCTGGCAGAGATTGTAGAGCCTCGCATGCGGGAGCTGTTTGAGCTGGTGTACGAGGAAATCAAGAAGTCGGGTACGGCGGGTATGTTGCCCGGCGGACTGGTGTTGAGCGGAGGGGGCAGCTTGATGCGTGGGGTGGTGGAACTGGCACGAGAGGTGACCGACATGCCTGTGCGGGTGGGGAAGCCCATGAACGTGGGGGGACTGGTCGATAAGGTAGACAGCCCGATATTTGCAACGGGCGTAGGGCTTCTACTGTACGGGCTGGAACGTTCTTACATGCTCGGTCATACCCGTCATCGTTCTTTCTGGCAGGGTGCGGCGGAGTGGTTCCGCCATCTGCTGTCACGTTTTGCACAGTAA
- a CDS encoding hypothetical protein (possible pseudo, frameshifted), with translation MGSITQKVGEVLGYPVIVKPNTQGSTIGVHRVHREGEMADALEDAFRYDECVLVEPLLSGVELTVPVVGNRRAVALPMIEIVPAGGFYDYEAKYTPGATEEIIPARVPQEIDQQCAHYALLAHRALGCRGMSRIDFIWEHRGVVALEVNTIPGMTPTSLLPRSAEAYGWSFERLVGNIVRLARGEEVV, from the coding sequence GTGGGATCCATCACGCAGAAAGTGGGCGAGGTCCTGGGCTACCCGGTTATCGTCAAGCCGAATACGCAGGGTTCTACCATCGGTGTGCACCGGGTACATCGGGAGGGGGAGATGGCGGATGCACTGGAAGATGCTTTCCGGTATGATGAGTGTGTGCTGGTAGAGCCGCTTCTCTCCGGGGTGGAGTTAACAGTGCCCGTTGTGGGCAACCGGCGTGCTGTTGCCCTGCCGATGATTGAAATAGTGCCTGCGGGCGGTTTTTATGATTATGAGGCGAAATATACCCCCGGCGCTACTGAGGAAATCATCCCTGCACGAGTGCCGCAGGAGATCGATCAGCAATGTGCGCATTACGCACTTCTCGCCCATCGGGCGTTAGGCTGTCGGGGGATGTCGCGCATCGATTTCATCTGGGAACACAGGGGAGTTGTTGCCTTAGAAGTGAACACTATCCCAGGCATGACGCCGACCAGCTTGCTGCCTCGTTCGGCGGAGGCATACGGCTGGAGCTTTGAGCGTCTGGTTGGGAACATCGTACGCCTTGCCAGGGGAGAAGAGGTCGTATGA
- a CDS encoding hypothetical protein (possible pseudo, frameshifted) yields MPERVMVLMGGDSTEREVSLSSGRRVADGLRRAGYHVIEMDVVFSPSLAERLGLEASSSRAVGLADLVERFLRHQPDVVFIVLHGAPGEDGRVQAVLDLMQIPYTGSGVLASALALDKVMTKRVLEASGGTGRPRCGVLS; encoded by the coding sequence GTGCCTGAGAGGGTGATGGTTCTCATGGGAGGGGATTCCACCGAGCGGGAGGTTTCTCTCTCTTCGGGGAGGCGAGTGGCAGACGGGTTGCGCCGTGCAGGCTACCACGTCATCGAAATGGACGTGGTCTTTAGCCCTTCGCTGGCGGAGAGGCTCGGTTTGGAGGCATCCTCATCGCGTGCGGTGGGGCTTGCTGATCTGGTGGAACGATTCCTTAGGCACCAACCAGATGTAGTGTTCATTGTGCTTCACGGCGCGCCGGGTGAGGATGGGCGTGTGCAGGCGGTACTGGATCTGATGCAGATACCCTATACAGGTTCCGGTGTACTGGCGAGCGCTCTGGCACTGGACAAGGTGATGACCAAGCGGGTGCTCGAGGCTTCTGGGGGTACCGGTCGCCCCCGATGTGGTGTGTTATCGTGA
- the murC gene encoding UDP-N-acetylmuramate--L-alanine ligase, translated as MKELRVHFAGIGGIGMSAIAQVLHRRGWQVTGCDLKPSSITHKLQEQGIPVWLGHDPAHIQGCDVFVYTAAIHEHNPELLAARRAGIRVLRRSQALGMLLEGHKGIAITGTHGKTTTTAMVASVLEAAGVDPQVLIGGEVRRYGGNVRLGQGEYVVVEACEAYDSFLDLFPYAAVITNVEAEHLDYYQTEQRMLESYRRFASQVHSDGFVLTWADDPRTLEIATHTAAKVVTFGTSSRADYRVLPAENERVFEVQSRGETLGAIHLRVPGAHNVLNAVAAAGVGLELGLSFRAVREGLESFEGVQRRLEFIGRVKGVEIYDDYGHHPTEIEVTLRTLRPRVKKRLVVAFQPHLYSRTRDFWDRFADVLAEGCDALILVEIYPAREEPIPGICSARLAEEIHSRRAALPVALADTPEQAAEVLLQMVREGDTVLTLGAGELDRTARLLMQLLGGVSSA; from the coding sequence ATGAAAGAACTCCGTGTGCATTTTGCGGGCATCGGTGGCATCGGCATGAGCGCGATCGCACAGGTACTGCACCGACGCGGCTGGCAGGTCACCGGATGTGACCTCAAGCCGAGCTCCATCACACACAAACTGCAGGAACAGGGCATACCGGTCTGGTTAGGGCACGACCCTGCCCATATACAGGGTTGTGACGTTTTCGTGTATACAGCGGCGATACACGAGCACAACCCGGAGCTCCTCGCGGCGCGTCGTGCAGGCATCCGGGTACTGCGCCGCTCGCAGGCTCTGGGGATGCTTCTGGAAGGGCATAAAGGCATAGCGATCACCGGTACGCATGGGAAGACCACCACCACAGCGATGGTGGCTTCCGTGTTGGAGGCAGCGGGGGTAGACCCACAAGTGCTGATTGGCGGAGAGGTACGTCGGTATGGCGGCAATGTGCGATTAGGGCAGGGAGAGTATGTGGTCGTGGAGGCGTGTGAGGCGTACGACTCCTTCCTGGACCTTTTTCCGTACGCGGCGGTGATTACCAACGTGGAAGCCGAGCACCTGGACTACTATCAGACCGAGCAGCGGATGCTGGAAAGCTATCGTCGGTTCGCCTCGCAGGTGCACTCAGACGGGTTTGTGCTCACGTGGGCGGACGACCCACGTACTCTGGAGATCGCTACGCACACCGCCGCGAAGGTGGTTACTTTTGGAACCAGCAGCAGGGCGGATTACCGTGTGCTTCCCGCAGAGAATGAGAGAGTCTTTGAGGTGCAATCACGCGGTGAGACGCTAGGAGCTATTCATCTTCGGGTGCCGGGTGCGCACAACGTACTGAACGCTGTTGCCGCCGCGGGAGTTGGTCTGGAGCTCGGATTATCCTTCCGGGCTGTGCGTGAGGGGCTGGAAAGCTTTGAGGGGGTGCAGCGTCGCCTGGAGTTCATCGGACGGGTGAAGGGGGTGGAGATATATGATGATTACGGCCACCATCCGACGGAGATCGAGGTGACCTTACGCACCTTGCGCCCGCGAGTGAAGAAAAGGCTGGTAGTCGCGTTCCAGCCTCATCTCTATAGTCGGACGCGCGACTTTTGGGACCGATTTGCGGATGTGCTGGCGGAAGGTTGTGATGCGTTGATACTGGTGGAAATCTATCCAGCGAGAGAGGAACCTATACCGGGTATCTGTTCTGCCCGTCTCGCGGAGGAGATACATTCACGGCGCGCTGCACTGCCGGTTGCTTTAGCGGATACTCCGGAGCAGGCGGCGGAGGTGCTTCTGCAAATGGTACGAGAGGGTGACACGGTGTTGACACTGGGAGCAGGCGAGCTGGACCGCACTGCGCGATTGCTGATGCAGTTGCTGGGAGGTGTCAGCAGTGCCTGA
- the murG gene encoding UDP-N-acetylglucosamine--N-acetylmuramyl-(pentapeptide) pyrophosphoryl-undecaprenol N-acetylglucosamine transferase has translation MIPPLGWRFYAIQALPLRRSLAPTVIGALWHTVRTARRILHEFAPDVVVATGGYVAAGVVLAQALRRGKMVLHEQNAIPGRTNRWLARWARRVCITFESTARYFGRRVCVHTGLPVRRELLEARMQSRPARDALKLNPDERVLFVIGGSQGARMLNSWTLEMLPKLQQAGVQVVHQVGERNVADFEQYSLIDGYRWFGFMDASTLGLALSAADLVLSRAGASTLNEIALFGKAAVFVPYPYAYADHQWHNAQELVRLGGAVAFREREIDAQRLAEKLLELLGSEHTLQQMGEANRRWSREDAAERVVQQVMEVVAQP, from the coding sequence GTGATCCCACCTCTGGGATGGCGTTTTTATGCTATTCAGGCGCTGCCTCTGCGACGCTCGCTGGCTCCGACGGTGATAGGCGCCTTGTGGCATACGGTACGCACAGCCCGTCGCATTCTGCACGAGTTTGCTCCCGACGTGGTGGTGGCGACAGGGGGGTATGTGGCGGCAGGGGTGGTACTGGCTCAGGCGCTCAGACGCGGGAAAATGGTGCTGCATGAGCAAAACGCCATTCCGGGGCGTACTAATCGCTGGCTGGCACGGTGGGCGCGGCGAGTGTGTATCACTTTTGAAAGCACAGCGCGTTACTTTGGCAGGAGGGTTTGTGTACATACCGGATTGCCCGTGCGCCGGGAGCTGCTGGAAGCACGGATGCAAAGCCGTCCTGCCCGCGATGCGTTGAAGCTGAACCCCGACGAGCGAGTGCTTTTCGTGATCGGGGGCAGCCAGGGAGCGCGTATGCTGAACAGCTGGACGCTGGAGATGCTGCCGAAACTGCAACAGGCGGGAGTGCAGGTGGTACATCAGGTGGGCGAGCGCAATGTGGCAGATTTTGAGCAGTATTCACTCATCGATGGGTATCGGTGGTTTGGATTCATGGATGCGTCCACGCTGGGGTTGGCTTTGTCGGCGGCGGACCTCGTGCTTTCGCGGGCAGGTGCGTCTACGCTGAACGAGATCGCGCTGTTCGGTAAGGCGGCAGTGTTCGTGCCCTACCCGTACGCGTACGCCGACCACCAGTGGCACAATGCCCAGGAACTGGTGCGCCTCGGTGGAGCAGTGGCGTTCCGCGAGAGGGAGATCGATGCGCAGAGGCTTGCCGAAAAGCTGCTGGAGCTTCTGGGCAGTGAACACACACTCCAACAGATGGGCGAGGCAAACCGTCGCTGGAGCAGGGAAGATGCTGCAGAGCGGGTGGTTCAGCAGGTGATGGAGGTCGTGGCTCAGCCATGA
- a CDS encoding cell division protein FtsW, which produces MTNMRPAKEDRVLTGAVLLLVIIGLIVVYDASFPKQGFSQLMKQTIWAGAGLVAYMVGRRFPLLWLHKGAGAFAFVSMMLMLAVLTPLGVERNGAVRWLKLGQIGALEILVQPSELGKIALIVLLARLLCAPNMVGSCENVRGRNYLWALFSILATAGVVVAVQEDLGTALVFVGIGVGMLFAAGLPFRRVALLVALLAVACVLFIFQKEYRIRRVVAFTQPFAYMHTTGYQLAHSLMGIGSGGIWGTGLGLGRAKEFLPAAETDFVFATVAEETGVFGSTALIALLALVSWRIFLVAHRAQAMFLLLLASGVGLMIALQSLLNLYVVTGAVPTTGVPLPFISYGGSSLVTLLFSIGLVQKIASNPVLERVKEVSHARAAGRRGNGRSSVPRREYRRGVA; this is translated from the coding sequence ATGACTAATATGCGCCCAGCCAAAGAGGACCGAGTGCTTACTGGAGCAGTGCTTCTGCTGGTGATTATCGGGTTGATTGTGGTATATGATGCCAGTTTCCCTAAGCAGGGCTTCTCGCAACTGATGAAGCAGACGATATGGGCGGGAGCTGGTCTGGTGGCTTATATGGTGGGCAGGCGTTTTCCACTACTCTGGCTCCACAAAGGCGCAGGAGCTTTTGCGTTCGTCTCAATGATGCTGATGCTGGCAGTGTTGACCCCCCTTGGTGTTGAACGCAACGGGGCAGTTCGCTGGCTCAAACTGGGACAGATTGGCGCTTTGGAGATACTGGTGCAGCCTTCCGAGCTCGGTAAAATCGCCCTGATCGTTTTGCTGGCGCGTTTACTGTGTGCTCCGAACATGGTGGGGTCCTGCGAAAACGTCCGGGGGCGAAACTATCTGTGGGCGCTGTTCAGTATCCTGGCGACGGCGGGAGTGGTGGTAGCAGTGCAAGAGGACCTGGGTACCGCGCTGGTGTTCGTCGGTATTGGTGTTGGAATGCTTTTCGCGGCGGGGCTACCTTTTCGGCGTGTGGCTTTGCTGGTGGCTCTGCTCGCTGTAGCATGTGTGCTTTTCATCTTTCAGAAAGAGTATCGCATACGGCGTGTGGTCGCATTTACCCAGCCGTTCGCCTATATGCACACTACCGGTTACCAGCTGGCTCACTCGCTGATGGGTATCGGCTCTGGCGGAATATGGGGAACGGGGCTGGGGCTGGGACGTGCCAAAGAGTTTCTGCCTGCGGCGGAAACCGACTTCGTGTTTGCCACTGTTGCAGAGGAGACCGGAGTGTTCGGCAGCACCGCACTCATTGCCCTGCTGGCGCTGGTATCATGGCGGATATTTCTCGTGGCGCACAGGGCTCAGGCGATGTTTCTTCTCTTGCTGGCAAGTGGTGTGGGGCTCATGATCGCGCTCCAGAGCCTGTTGAACCTTTATGTGGTCACCGGGGCGGTACCAACCACCGGTGTACCTTTGCCTTTCATCAGCTACGGGGGATCGTCGCTGGTCACTTTGCTATTTAGTATAGGTTTAGTGCAGAAAATTGCAAGCAATCCTGTGTTGGAGCGCGTCAAAGAGGTGTCTCATGCGCGTGCTGCTGGTAGGCGGGGGAACGGGCGGTCATCTGTTCCCCGCCGTGAGTATCGCCGAGGCGTTGCGTGA
- the murD gene encoding UDP-N-acetylmuramoylalanine--D-glutamate ligase: MNMKNTQWQNKRILVVGIGRSGYDAARVLHVLGAQVTACDAGSPPLASGLADLGVRVRKNWQGGLPQEDYDLVVTSPGVPAESPILQEAVQEAIPVWSEVELAYHLSQAPIIGVTGTNGKSTTAALISHILITAGYRAVLCGNIAAEGMERTFTDAAYQSRPEEILVAEVSSFQLEWVHEFRPHVGVWTTLSADHLDRHGSLEEYGSIKARLFRRQMKTDFAVIPGDDAFIQSLVQTEAKYIYFSLQNIDTIEGCVIWSDAHRIYFRNGDETVLLASTERYRLYGEHNRRNLAAAVAACLPWNISGEHLEEAISTFRAPPHRMEWVAEIDGVQYINNSMCTNLQAAEESLKAAPVPVVLIMGGVDKSDTPFGKMVPLLQQKARSVVLMGADAANIEKQLRAAGWEHIVRCDSLEEAVWRARDLAHPGDWVMLSPGCASFDMFANFQERGNAFRRIVHRLEGSHD, from the coding sequence ATGAATATGAAAAACACCCAATGGCAGAACAAACGCATACTGGTGGTAGGTATCGGACGGAGCGGTTATGATGCAGCGCGAGTGCTCCACGTGCTCGGGGCACAAGTGACCGCTTGCGATGCCGGTTCTCCGCCTCTGGCAAGCGGCCTGGCAGATCTGGGAGTTCGTGTACGAAAGAACTGGCAGGGAGGACTACCCCAGGAAGACTACGATCTGGTGGTCACTAGCCCGGGGGTACCCGCAGAAAGCCCCATTTTGCAGGAAGCGGTTCAAGAGGCTATCCCTGTCTGGTCGGAGGTAGAGCTCGCGTACCATCTGAGCCAAGCTCCCATTATCGGTGTGACCGGTACCAACGGCAAGAGCACTACTGCTGCACTGATCAGCCATATCCTGATTACGGCAGGTTACCGGGCTGTGCTGTGTGGGAATATCGCCGCGGAGGGGATGGAACGCACTTTCACCGACGCGGCATACCAGTCGCGACCTGAAGAGATTCTGGTGGCTGAAGTGAGCAGTTTTCAGCTGGAGTGGGTGCATGAGTTCCGTCCGCATGTCGGTGTATGGACAACCCTTTCGGCGGACCATCTAGACCGTCATGGCTCGCTGGAGGAGTATGGCAGTATCAAGGCGAGGCTTTTCCGCCGTCAGATGAAAACGGATTTCGCCGTTATTCCCGGCGACGACGCCTTCATTCAAAGTCTGGTGCAAACAGAGGCAAAATATATCTATTTTTCGCTGCAGAACATAGACACTATAGAGGGTTGTGTAATCTGGAGCGATGCCCATAGGATATACTTCAGGAACGGAGACGAGACCGTTCTTCTTGCTTCCACGGAACGGTACCGCTTATATGGTGAGCACAATCGGCGTAATCTGGCTGCGGCGGTTGCTGCTTGCCTTCCCTGGAACATCTCAGGAGAGCACCTGGAGGAAGCCATATCTACCTTCCGCGCGCCGCCCCATCGTATGGAATGGGTGGCGGAGATCGACGGGGTGCAGTATATCAACAACTCCATGTGTACGAACCTGCAGGCGGCGGAAGAGAGCCTCAAAGCGGCGCCCGTGCCGGTTGTACTGATTATGGGAGGCGTGGATAAGAGCGATACTCCCTTCGGAAAGATGGTGCCTCTTTTGCAGCAGAAGGCGCGCAGTGTGGTGCTGATGGGAGCGGATGCAGCAAACATCGAGAAACAGCTCCGCGCAGCGGGTTGGGAACACATTGTCCGTTGCGACAGCCTCGAAGAGGCTGTTTGGCGTGCGCGTGATCTTGCTCATCCGGGGGATTGGGTCATGTTGTCGCCCGGATGTGCCAGCTTTGACATGTTTGCTAATTTTCAGGAAAGGGGCAATGCCTTTCGCCGCATAGTACATCGGCTGGAGGGAAGCCATGACTAA
- the mraY gene encoding phospho-N-acetylmuramoyl-pentapeptide-transferase: MLWFWVAFILALGIVLAMGEPTLRALVAIKAGQAIREDAPDRHRTKAGTPTMGGVLIVTGLVMGVLLTLGGQAAFSQQTLTRAWDPAVFCTTVLAFAGIGLLDDYLIIRRGKNLGLKARQKLLMQFAVALAFVVYLLVNAEVGVTTALQVGEWRMDLGGWYYPLAVLFIVALSNAVNLADGLDGLAAGLSLIAACALGSITGLKDVSWVLQGAGALGGACAGFLNFNRYPARVFMGDTGSLALGAALALIAVFAKVEIIALVVLLVFWIEMLSVILQVVSFQTTGKRIFRMSPLHHHFELLGMHETHVVIIFWIAGIVSGAVGYWMARVSL; encoded by the coding sequence ATGCTCTGGTTCTGGGTGGCGTTTATCCTTGCGCTGGGGATAGTGCTGGCGATGGGTGAACCCACTCTGCGTGCGCTGGTGGCTATTAAGGCGGGGCAGGCTATCCGCGAGGATGCTCCTGACCGCCACCGCACCAAAGCGGGAACCCCGACAATGGGCGGTGTGTTAATCGTGACCGGGCTGGTCATGGGGGTGTTGCTCACACTGGGGGGACAGGCTGCTTTCTCTCAGCAAACGCTCACCCGAGCGTGGGACCCGGCGGTCTTTTGCACGACTGTGCTGGCGTTTGCGGGCATCGGCTTGCTGGATGACTACCTCATCATCCGGCGTGGTAAGAATCTGGGCTTGAAGGCGCGTCAGAAGTTGCTGATGCAGTTTGCTGTCGCGTTGGCTTTTGTAGTATACCTGCTTGTAAACGCCGAGGTGGGAGTGACTACAGCGTTGCAGGTGGGCGAATGGCGCATGGACCTGGGCGGCTGGTATTATCCTCTGGCGGTGTTGTTCATCGTGGCGCTGTCCAACGCGGTGAACCTTGCCGACGGGCTGGACGGATTGGCAGCGGGATTATCGCTCATCGCGGCGTGTGCGCTGGGCAGTATCACTGGCTTGAAAGACGTCTCGTGGGTGTTGCAGGGCGCCGGAGCGTTAGGCGGAGCGTGTGCAGGCTTTTTGAACTTCAACCGCTATCCGGCGCGGGTGTTTATGGGGGATACTGGTTCGCTGGCGCTGGGGGCTGCTCTGGCGCTCATCGCTGTCTTTGCGAAAGTGGAAATCATCGCGCTGGTGGTCTTGCTGGTTTTCTGGATAGAAATGTTGTCGGTCATCTTGCAGGTGGTTTCGTTTCAAACGACAGGGAAGCGGATATTCCGCATGTCGCCGTTGCATCACCACTTCGAGTTACTAGGGATGCACGAGACGCACGTCGTGATAATCTTCTGGATAGCAGGCATTGTCAGTGGTGCAGTGGGTTACTGGATGGCACGAGTGAGCCTATGA
- the murF gene encoding UDP-N-acetylmuramoyl-tripeptide--D-alanyl-D-alanine ligase has protein sequence MMESVALEDIAKAIGGVLTGERTRLVKGVSVDSRTLEAGQLFFAIPGERTDGHQYVRKSAEQGAVGAVVSRPVDAPEGFPLLYVADTVWALGCFARWYRGLFTIPVVGITGSAGKTTTKEMTAAALGVRHHVLKSPQNLNTEIGLPLAIAQLEKHHTVAVLELAMRGRGQIDWLAAIARPTVGVITNIGWAHLGLLGSRENIALAKSELLYRLPADGLAVLNADDEYFEFCRRQAPCRVLTFGYQRAAMVRAVKIQVDSEGKVRCIVRYRRESAPLQVPVPGLHHLSNALAALAVAVALGVPLAQAAEGLQQMQALDKRMQVCHTPKQVTVLDDTYNANPASVKAALHTLERIANGCRRVVVLGDMLELGDEAPRLHREVGQEAARIGAQVVMAVGEMAEEVVRGAKAVGNPPICLTFSDSSAASENILRYLQPGDVVLVKGSRALQMELVVKAICEDC, from the coding sequence ATGATGGAATCGGTGGCTCTGGAGGATATCGCCAAAGCGATCGGCGGTGTGCTCACCGGAGAGCGCACGCGCCTGGTGAAGGGCGTCAGCGTGGACAGTCGCACGTTGGAAGCAGGGCAACTCTTCTTCGCGATACCCGGTGAGCGTACGGATGGGCATCAGTATGTGCGCAAGAGTGCGGAACAGGGGGCTGTGGGCGCAGTGGTTTCACGACCGGTGGATGCCCCGGAAGGTTTCCCTCTCCTCTACGTCGCGGATACCGTGTGGGCGTTGGGATGTTTTGCTCGCTGGTATCGGGGGCTGTTTACTATTCCTGTGGTAGGCATTACAGGCAGCGCAGGCAAAACCACCACCAAGGAGATGACCGCCGCAGCTCTGGGTGTGCGCCACCATGTGCTCAAGTCCCCTCAGAATCTGAATACCGAAATCGGCTTGCCTCTGGCGATCGCCCAGCTGGAGAAGCACCACACCGTGGCGGTGTTGGAGCTGGCAATGCGCGGCAGGGGGCAGATAGACTGGCTGGCGGCTATTGCTCGCCCTACCGTTGGCGTGATTACCAACATCGGCTGGGCGCACCTGGGGCTTCTCGGCTCGCGAGAGAACATCGCTCTCGCCAAATCGGAGCTGCTCTATCGCCTGCCCGCAGACGGATTGGCAGTGCTGAACGCGGACGACGAGTATTTTGAGTTCTGCCGTCGTCAGGCACCCTGCAGGGTTCTTACGTTCGGGTACCAGCGGGCGGCGATGGTGAGGGCGGTGAAGATTCAAGTGGACAGCGAGGGGAAGGTGCGCTGTATCGTACGCTACAGGCGAGAGAGTGCTCCCTTGCAGGTTCCGGTCCCCGGCTTGCACCATTTGAGCAACGCTCTGGCAGCTCTGGCCGTGGCGGTCGCGCTGGGAGTGCCGCTGGCACAGGCAGCAGAGGGTCTGCAGCAGATGCAGGCATTAGACAAGCGGATGCAGGTATGTCATACCCCGAAACAGGTTACTGTGCTGGATGACACTTATAATGCCAATCCGGCGTCGGTCAAAGCGGCTTTACATACTCTGGAGCGGATAGCAAATGGTTGCAGGCGCGTGGTGGTGCTGGGAGACATGCTGGAGCTAGGGGACGAAGCCCCTCGGCTGCACCGTGAGGTTGGGCAGGAGGCGGCGCGCATCGGCGCCCAGGTGGTGATGGCAGTGGGCGAAATGGCGGAGGAAGTGGTGCGAGGCGCCAAAGCGGTGGGAAATCCTCCAATATGCCTGACGTTCAGCGACAGCAGCGCGGCGTCAGAAAACATTCTCCGCTATCTGCAACCGGGCGACGTCGTGTTGGTGAAAGGGTCTCGGGCTCTTCAGATGGAGCTGGTCGTGAAAGCTATTTGCGAGGATTGTTGA